GCTGGTCGCCCGTTTCAGCCCGTCTTCCGACTGATATCCGCATAGGCCGGTTGGTCTGTTATCGCGAAATGGAAACCCCATATAAGGGAGGGCCCATCAAGCCTGCGGCTTGCGAGCCCGAAAATCGTTAAAAACCGTTAATTTATACGATAAATCTCAAATTACCTTTCAAATTCAATCACTTGTTTAATTTTCTACATTTTTCGAATTTGAGCTGTTGACTTGTTTGGTGTGGTTCTCTTATAAGTCCGCTCACTGAACGAGGGCGGCGGCGCTGCTGGCGACGAAGTCTTTCGTTCTAAATAAATCAAGGAATGAGCGGATTGCTTGTTTGGTTTCGGGGCCTGATGGTTTCGGAGTTTGATTTTTTGACTGCTGGATGCGGTCTGTTATTTGACAATTGAATATGAGAAGAAAGAGAAACGTGGGCGGCGAAGCTTGCGGGGTCTGAAGAGATTTAGGCCCTGGTGAATAGACTTTGACGGTCACGTTTTAATGAGACAACAGCAATTTCGCGAACAGAGATGTTTGTTGAGATTGATGTGAGTTCTCGTCGATTCAGAATAACGTGACGATAGTCAATGATTGAATTCTCAACTTGAGAGTTTGATCCTGGCTCAGAACGAACGCTGGCGGCAGGCTTAACACATGCAAGTCGAACGCCCCTCCTTCAAGCAAGCTTGAAGGAATTTTCCTTGAAAGGAAGAAGATCTAAGAATGCTTCTTTAAGAAGCTTTCTTGATGGAGGGGAGTGGCAGACGGGTGAGTAACGCGTGGGAATCTACCCATCTCTGCGGAATAGCTCTGGGAAACTGGAATTAATACCGCATACGCCCTACGGGGGAAAGATTTATCGGGGATGGATGAGCCCGCGTTGGATTAGCTAGTTGGTGGGGTAAAGGCCTACCAAGGCGACGATCCATAGCTGGTCTGAGAGGATGATCAGCCACATTGGGACTGAGACACGGCCCAAACTCCTACGGGAGGCAGCAGTGGGGAATATTGGACAATGGGCGCAAGCCTGATCCAGCCATGCCGCGTGAGTGATGAAGGCCTTAGGGTTGTAAAGCTCTTTCACCGATGAAGATAATGACGGTAGTCGGAGAAGAAGCCCCGGCTAACTTCGTGCCAGCAGCCGCGGTAATACGAAGGGGGCTAGCGTTGTTCGGAATTACTGGGCGTAAAGCGCACGTAGGCGGATATTTAAGTCAGGGGTGAAATCCCGCAGCTCAACTGCGGAACTGCCTTTGATACTGGGTATCTTGAGTATGGAAGAGGTAAGTGGAATTCCGAGTGTAGAGGTGAAATTCGTAGATATTCGGAGGAACACCAGTGGCGAAGGCGGCTTACTGGTCCATTACTGACGCTGAGGTGCGAAAGCGTGGGGAGCAAACAGGATTAGATACCCTGGTAGTCCACGCCGTAAACGATGAATGTTAGCCGTCGGGCAGTATACTGTTCGGTGGCGCAGCTAACGCATTAAACATTCCGCCTGGGGAGTACGGTCGCAAGATTAAAACTCAAAGGAATTGACGGGGGCCCGCACAAGCGGTGGAGCATGTGGTTTAATTCGAAGCAACGCGCAGAACCTTACCAGCTCTTGACATTCGGGGTATGGGCATTGGAGACGATGTCCTTCAGTTAGGCTGGCCCCAGAACAGGTGCTGCATGGCTGTCGTCAGCTCGTGTCGTGAGATGTTGGGTTAAGTCCCGCAACGAGCGCAACCCTCGCCCTTAGTTGCCAGCATTTAGTTGGGCACTCTAAGGGGACTGCCGGTGATAAGCCGAGAGGAAGGTGGGGATGACGTCAAGTCCTCATGGCCCTTACGGGCTGGGCTACACACGTGCTACAATGGTGGTGACAGTGGGCAGCGAGACAGCGATGTCGAGCTAATCTCCAAAAGCCATCTCAGTTCGGATTGCACTCTGCAACTCGAGTGCATGAAGTTGGAATCGCTAGTAATCGCAGATCAGCATGCTGCGGTGAATACGTTCCCGGGCCTTGTACACACCGCCCGTCACACCATGGGAGTTGGTTTTACCCGAAGGTAGTGCGCTAACCGCAAGGAGGCAGCTAACCACGGTAGGGTCAGCGACTGGGGTGAAGTCGTAACAAGGTAGCCGTAGGGGAACCTGCGGCTGGATCACCTCCTTTCTAAGGAAGCTGTGGAACTGGTAAGACGCCTGTCTAGAACAGGATGAACCTTCCCGTGCTTTTTAGAACATAGATGGCACCAGTCAGGTGACCATCGAAACGTAATACGCCACGGAATTACTTTAAGTAATCGGATTGGTATGGCAGGTCTCGCCGTCCACGTTTCTCTTTCTTCAAGAAGACAAAAGCCGCATCGACCGGTACCGGAATGGGCCCGTAGCTCAGTTGGTTAGAGCACACGCTTGATAAGCGTGGGGTCGGAAGTTCAAGTCTTCCCGGGCCCACCATTTGCATTTGCGAATGAGGGTTTGGGTTGAGACTGTTGGTTGATGCGAATTGTTGCCGCGCCTGGTTGATGAGACTTGGGTGATCGAGCTGGATGGGGCTGTAGCTCAGCTGGGAGAGCACCTGCTTTGCAAGCAGGGGGTCAGCGGTTCGATCCCGCTCAGCTCCACCATTTGTTTTGTCCTGACGCTGTCGCGATCTCCGGGGTTATCTTCGATAACCCTGCGATCGCTGCGCTCCGGACGGGCCGCGCCACGAGGCGCGACGGACTATCGTCCTGTATGGGCGAATTGATCTGACGGCCGCGGATTGTCTTTTGAAGAAATAAACGTTTGCATCGTTCGCAAGAGCTGATGCCTGTTCTGAATACATTGTGAAGAGAAGATATGTCTGGAAGCTTCCAGGTGTTTTGAGCCCTTGTGGTTTGAAGCGTCCGAGCCCAGTCCCAGAGAAACCATGTGATGGCTTAGTCGGCCGGAATTGGCGGAGGGATTGGAGGTAGGTAGGAAAGCTTGTCCGAGGCATGTTTGTTGTTTGAAGGTTTAGGCCTTCATCTGATGGACATGCTGGATTGATGTTGCCTGACCGCGCATCACCGGATGATATCTCGAGAAGCTGGTCTTAATGGTATGGCTTCGAGGTGCACCGGCGTGCCCTCAATGAAGACCGTACCGACACGTCGATGTCATCAGGAAATGACTTGATTGTAAAAGGTAATCAGGTTGCCGTTCCCTAGGGAATGGCTATGGATGAGCATAGACAATGAGAACGAAGAAGTGAATTAAGGGCATTTGGTGGATGCCTTGGCATGCACAGGCGAAGAAGGACGTGATACGCTGCGAAAAGCCGTGGGGAGCTGCGAATAAGCTTTGATCCATGGATCTCCGAATGGGGCAACCCACCTTAAATGCTTGGAAAATCCAGTCTGTTTTAACGAACGGCCTGGGTTTCCAAGCATTGTGATAAGGTATCTGCACCTGAATACATAGGGTGTAAGAAGCGAACGCAGGGAACTGAAACATCTAAGTACCTGCAGGAAAGGACATCAACCGAGACTCCGCAAGTAGTGGCGAGCGAACGCGGACCAGGCCAGTGGCAATGATGAATAAAGCGGAACGATCTGGAAAGGTCGGCCATAGAGGGTGATAGCCCCTTACGCGTAGAACAGTCATTGTCCTTGAGTAGGGCGGGACACGTGAAATCCTGTCTGAACATGGGGAGACCACTCTCCAAGCCTAAGTACTCGTGCATGACCGATAGCGAACAAGTACCGTGAGGGAAAGGTGAAAAGCACCCCGACGAGGGGAGTGAAATAGAACCTGAAACCGGATGCCTACAAACAGTCGGAGCCCGCAAGGGTGACGGCGTACCTTTTGTATAATGGGTCAACGACTTAGTGTAACTAGCAAGCTTAAGCCGGTAGGTGTAGGCGCAGCGAAAGCGAGTCTGAACAGGGCGATTGAGTTAGTTGCATTAGACCCGAAACCGAGTGATCTAGCCATGAGCAGGCTGAAGGTTGGGTAACACCAACTGGAGGGCCGAACCCGTATCTGTTGCAATAGATTGGGATGACTTGTGGCTAGGGGTGAAAGGCCAATCAAACTCGGAAATAGCTGGTTCTCCGCGAAATCTATTTAGGTAGAGCGTCGACCGAATACCCTCGGGGGTAGAGCACTGGATGGGCTATGGGGACTCACCGTCTTACTGATCCTAACCAAACTCCGAATACCGAGGAGTACTAGTCGGCAGACACACGGCGGGTGCTAACGTCCGTCGTGAAGAGGGCAACAACCCTGACCTCCAGCTAAGGTCCCCAAGTCATGGCTAAGTGGGAAAGGATGTGAGGATCCCAAAACAACCAGGATGTTGGCTTAGAAGCAGCCATCATTTAAAGAAAGCGTAACAGCTCACTGGTCTAAATAAGGGTCTTTGCGCCGAAAATGTAACGGGGCTAAAGCCATGCACCGAAGCTGAGGATTGTGGCAACCTTCGGGTTGCTTCAGTGGTAGCGGAGCGTTCCGTAAGTCTGTGAAGGCGGACCCGTGAGGGCTGCTGGAGATATCGGAAGTGCGAATGTTGACATGAGTAACGATAAAGGGAGTGAGAGACTCCCTCGCCGAAAGACCAAGGGTTCCTGCTTAAAGTTAATCTGAGCAGGGTTAGCCGGCCCCTAAGACGAGGCGGACACGCGTAGTCGATGGGAACCACGTTAATATTCGTGGGCCTGGTGGTAGTGACGGATCTCGTGTGTTGTACATTCTTATTGGATTGAATGTGCGGCGAAGAGGTTCCAGGAAATAGCTCCACCGTATAGACCGTACCCGAAACCGACACAGGTGGTCAGGTAGAGTATACCAAGGCGCTTGAGAGAACTATGTTGAAGGAACTCGGCAAATTGCACGCGTAACTTCGGAAGAAGCGTGACCCTTTTGTACGCAAGTATGATGGGGTGGCACAGACCAGGGGGTAGCGACTGTTTATCAAAAACACAGGGCTCTGCGAAGTAGCAATACGACGTATAGGGTCTGACGCCTGCCCGGTGCTGGAAGGTTAAAGGGAGGGGTGCAAGCTCTGAACTGAAGCCCCAGTAAACGGCGGCCGTAACTATAACGGTCCTAAGGTAGCGAAATTCCTTGTCGGGTAAGTTCCGACCTGCACGAATGGCGTAACGACTTCCCCGCTGTCTCCAACATAGACTCAGTGAAATTGAATTCCCCGTGAAGATGCGGGGTTCCTGCGGTCAGACGGAAAGACCCCGTGCACCTTTACTATAGCTTTACACTGGCATTCGCCAAGGCATGTGTAGGATAGGTGGTAGGCTTTGAAGCAGGGACGCCAGTTCTTGTGGAGCCATCCTTGAAATACCACCCTTATCTTCGTGGATGTCTAACCGCGGTCCGTTATCCGGATCCGGGACAGTGTATGGTGGGTAGTTTGACTGGGGCGGTCGCCTCCGAAAGAGTAACGGAGGCGCGCGATGGTGGGCTCAGACCGGTCGGAAATCGGTCGTCGAGTGCAATGGCATAAGCCCGCCTGACTGCGAGACTGACAAGTCGAGCAGAGACGAAAGTCGGTCATAGTGATCCGGTGGTCCCGTGTGGAAGGGCCATCGCTCAACGGATAAAAGGTACGCCGGGGATAACAGGCTGATGACCCCCAAGAGTCCATATCGACGGGGTTGTTTGGCACCTCGATGTCGACTCATCGCATCCTGGGGCTGGAGCAGGTCCCAAGGGTATGGCTGTTCGCCATTTAAAGCGGTACGTGAGTTGGGTTCAGAACGTCGTGAGACAGTTCGGTCCCTATCTGCCGTGGGTGTAGGAATATTGACAGGATCTGTCCCTAGTACGAGAGGACCGGGATGGACGTATCTCTGGTGGATCTGTTGTCCTGCCAAGGGCATAGCAGAGTAGCTATATACGGAATGGATAACCGCTGAAGGCATCTAAGCGGGAAACCAACCTGAAAACGAGTGTTCCCTATCAGAGCCGTGGAAGACGACCACGTTGATAGGACGGGTGTGGAAGCACAGCAATGTGTGAAGCTTACCGTTACTAATAGCTCGATCGACTTCTTCGTTCCCATTGATTATGTTCATCAAGCAAAGCTTGATGACATCGTCTTCTGTCCTGACGCGCTGAAAGCGCTCCGGACGGGCCGCGCCATAAGGTATTTTGCTTGACAGCAAAAACCGGAAGGCGCGACAGACCTCTGGTCTGTATGGCTCCAAGCTCGATCTCGAGCAAAGGTAGAATACGGATCGGTCAGACAAGACGTGTAATTAAGACAAAAAGTGGTAATGCCACCCAGCTTCTCGAAAACAACTTATGTTGTTGCGTTTTGCCGACCTGGTGGTTATCGCGGGGCGGCTGCACCCGTTCCCTTTCCGAACACGGCCGTGAAACGCCCCAGCGCCAATGGTACTTCGTCTCAAGACGCGGGAGAGTAGGTCGCTGCCAGGTCTGCAAAACGCAACAATCAATCTTCTCATCACTCTCTTCGGCCCAGCCGATACAAAGGGCCGCTACAAGCGGCCTTTCGTCGTTCTACGGCATAAAACAAGGCAAACGCACAGCGCGTCCCTTACAGGAGATAAATTGCTCCGCAATTTACTCCGGCAATATGCATCACAGCTTCCCTGTGATGCAGTCGCGATAAATCCCATAGGGATTTACGCTGGTAATGACATTTTTGCTAACGCAAAAACGCAGTCGGTATTTTGCTAACGCAAAAACCTGGTAAACACGCAAACTCTTCGAGTTTGCTCTGTCGCGACAAGTTCTTCGAACTTGCGCTGGTAACGCGGGGTGGAGCAGCCCGGTAGCTCGTCAGGCTCATAACCTGAAGGCCGCAGGTTCAAATCCTGCCCCCGCAACCATTTCCAGATATTTCCGCGTTCAAGTCCCAGAACACAAAGCTCCTTCGTGTAAAGCTTTGAGGAGCGTTTTGTGTTTGACCTCTGTCTCGAGGCCGATTTGACTGGTCCCTTGAGGTCGTGATCCCTGTTCTCATATCGAAATGAGAAACAAACAGGGGGCCGGTATAGCGAGCCACAATATCCTTGGAGGGAAGGTCAATATTTACCGGCGCAAGGGGCTCACCTGCGCATTGCTCGGCATCCCTGAAGAGCCGCCAGTACCGTACCAGCACCAAGCAAACCGGGCTGGCTCAGGCCAAGGCATTCGCGGAAGACTGGTATCTCGGGCTTCGCGGCAAGCTGTCGGCCGGGTTGATGAAAACCGAAAAGACGCTTGCCGAAGCCGCCAAGAAGTTTGAAGAGGCTGCCCTGCTGCCGGTTTGGGGCAACGAGTTAAGGTGTTTCCAATGAAACTGGAGCGCATGAATGCAACGAAGGAAGTTCAGCGCGAGTATAAACGTGAGGCGGTGAAGTTGGTGCGATAACGTGGTTTCAGCGTCGGCACCGGCAGCAGACCGAACCTCCACATAGTCGCCGTCTCGACCGGGATCGACTTGATACCTTTACGAATCCTGTTTCTCATCGAAACGAAGCCATGTCAGCGAACTCGTTCCGGTTGTCGGCGCACGATCTCCAACGGTCTCGGCATTTCCCTGTATTGTAGGAGTAACAGAGACCGACTTCACGTTTTGAAATGAACCGTCACCGAAAATGAGTTTCCATTCTGTGCCAATGCGGTCATGTCTTTGTGAAAGTTCGTATGGGCCATTGCTCGACGACACACGAATTAAAGAGCTGACAGTATGGAAAATCCGGTTGCATTGAATCGTCTTTCTGAAAACACGGTCTTCCGTAAAGGCGATGTTTTCGTACTCTTCGGCGAACTGTTCGGTCGCGGGTACGCCACTGGTTTGCTCGACGAAGCCAGACGGGCTGGAATGGAGATTGTGGGGATCACCGTCGGGCGGCGCGATGAGAACAACGCATTGCGGCCGCTTGACGCGGAGGAACTGTCTTCGGCGGAGGCCCAGCTGGGCGGCAGGATTATCAACATACCTCTTATGGCGGGTTTCGATCTCGATGCGCCGGCAGGCGGCCCAACGCCCACCGATCTCCTGGCAAAGATGACGCTTGATAGCTGGGAACAGGACAAGTTCGACTGGGACTATGTCGGGCAATGCCGCGACATCGCCACTGCGCGTTTTACGGAGTCGCTTTCAAAGGTCATGACCGTTCTAGACGGAATGATCGCCGCTGGCCGCAATGTTTTCTTCGCCCACACAATGGCCGGGGGCATTCCGAAGGCGAAGGTATTTCTGGTCGTCGCCAATCGAATCTACAAGGGGACCGGAAACCGCCACATGTCGTCGCAGACCTTGCTCGACAGTGACATGGGAAAGCTCATTCTACAGAATTTTGAAGATGTCTCCGCAAACACCTTCCGCCATCTCATTGATTTCAGCGCGGCGATCCGCGAGCGCGTCGAAGCTTCGGGCGGACAAGTGCGCTATACGGCTTATGGTTATCACGGATCGGCGGTCCTGATCGATGGGAGCTATCGTTGGCAGACTTATACCAACTACACCCAGGGTTACGCGAAGATGCGGCTCGAGGGCATTGCAGAGGAAGCCTGGGCGACAGGGATCAAGGCAACTGTCTATAATTGTCCCGAAATCCGGACCAATTCGTCCGACGTGTTCACGGGTATCGAGTTGCCCTTGATACCGCTGCTGCTTGCGTTGAAGAAAGAAGACGGTGGCCAATGGGCAGATGAACAGTGGCAGGCATGCCAGCAGCTTCTCGCCGACGGCTTGACCATGAATGATGTTTTCCGGAAGATCACCGACATGCAGGCCAGCGAGGTCATGCGTCCGTTTTATGATTTTTCGGCTTGGCCTATGGCAAACAGCCAGGCACAGGCCGATCTGACCATTGGCACGTCAAACGAGATCACCCAGATGCATCGGGATAGCAAGGTGATGATCAGCGATCTCCTGAGCGGTCTCGTTGTGAAGGCAACCGGGCAGCTAATTTTCGGCGAATCGTCCGAACCCTCCGGTCCCGTCCTGTGGCTCAACCACGATATCGTGGCTCGGCGACTTAATGCTTCCCACCCGCATTCGAAGTCTCCCGCGCCGCTTATCGCGCAGGGGACCGAATCCTCTCACCCCGAGATGGCGTGAAGGCTTCTAAGCCTAACTTGGAAACTGGGTGTTTGGCCATGAAGCGATGAAACTTGCGACAGGAATGCGCCATAAGTGGTCATACGATAGTTGCATAATTTATCCGTTAAACCAGGGGAGCTGTTTCCGCCCTGCGTCAGTTACGGGCCGCAATGCTTGCACGGGTGCATCGCGAGTGGCTGGTTCGCTCCGATGCATGAGGCGCGAGCTGACGAAGCAGTTTGACTCCACCATAAGATTGGTGGCGGCGTCGATGGGATCGCGCCGCCAGACACTCATGTGATCGGATTGCCTTCGGACGACAAGCGCCGCCCTATGGGCCATTGCTTTCGCAGCTTTTCCGGCACCTCGGCCAATCCGTCATCCTCGTGTTCTTAATTCCCCAATCCGCTCGGGCCAAGGAAGACATTCTCCAAGAAAGTGTCACGCGCGACCCGCGATCGCAGGACTGAAGCGGATCAAGCTGAGAATCTCGAACAGCATCTGCGCGCCGGCATGCGCGGTGTTTGTGGTCCCGTCATATTGCGGCGCCACCTCAACCACGTCGCCGCCGACGAAATTGAGCCCTTTCAGCCCGTGAAGAATGTCGAGTGCCTGGCGGCTTGTCAGCCCGCCGATTTCCGGAGTACCCGTTCCGGGCGCAAAGGCGGGGTCGAGACTGTCAATGTCGAAAGACAGATAAGTGGGGCCATCGCCCACGACTTCCCTCGCCTTGGCGACCACGGCGTCGATACCCATTCTGGCAATGTCTTCTGCGTGGATGACTGTCATCCCACTTTCATAGGAGAACTCCCAAAGGTATTCTGCGCCACCGCGAATGCCGATCTGGATCACGCGGGA
The DNA window shown above is from Agrobacterium tumefaciens and carries:
- a CDS encoding enoyl ACP reductase FabMG family protein; the encoded protein is MENPVALNRLSENTVFRKGDVFVLFGELFGRGYATGLLDEARRAGMEIVGITVGRRDENNALRPLDAEELSSAEAQLGGRIINIPLMAGFDLDAPAGGPTPTDLLAKMTLDSWEQDKFDWDYVGQCRDIATARFTESLSKVMTVLDGMIAAGRNVFFAHTMAGGIPKAKVFLVVANRIYKGTGNRHMSSQTLLDSDMGKLILQNFEDVSANTFRHLIDFSAAIRERVEASGGQVRYTAYGYHGSAVLIDGSYRWQTYTNYTQGYAKMRLEGIAEEAWATGIKATVYNCPEIRTNSSDVFTGIELPLIPLLLALKKEDGGQWADEQWQACQQLLADGLTMNDVFRKITDMQASEVMRPFYDFSAWPMANSQAQADLTIGTSNEITQMHRDSKVMISDLLSGLVVKATGQLIFGESSEPSGPVLWLNHDIVARRLNASHPHSKSPAPLIAQGTESSHPEMA